The following coding sequences lie in one Miscanthus floridulus cultivar M001 chromosome 9, ASM1932011v1, whole genome shotgun sequence genomic window:
- the LOC136483315 gene encoding calmodulin-like isoform X2 has product MEEVEQTLTKKQIEEFREAFSLFDKDGDGTITTKELGTVMRSLGQSPTEEELQGMVDEVDADGSGAIDFQEFLTLLARQMREANGADEDELREAFRVFDQDQNGFISRDELRHVLQNLGEKLSDEELAEMLREADSDGDGQINYTEFAKVMLAKRRNQELEDHGSESSHSKRLCPSCTIL; this is encoded by the exons ATGGAGGAGGTGGAGCAGACGCTGACCAAGAAACAGATCGAGGAGTTCCGGGAGGCGTTCAGCCTCTTCGACAAAGATGGCGACG GGACGATCACGACCAAGGAGCTGGGCACGGTGATGCGGTCGCTGGGGCAGAGCCCGACGGAGGAGGAGCTGCAGGGGATGGTGGACGAGGTGGACGCGGACGGCAGCGGCGCCATCGACTTCCAGGAGTTCCTCACCCTGCTGGCGCGCCAGATGCGGGAGGCCAATGGCGCCGACGAGGACGAGCTCCGGGAGGCCTTCCGCGTCTTCGACCAGGACCAGAACGGCTTCATCTCCCGCGACGAGCTCCGCCATGTCCTCCAGAACCTCGGCGAGAAACTCTCCGACGAGGAGCTCGCCGAGATGCTCCGCGAGGCCGACTCCGACGGCGACGGCCAGATCAACTACACCGAGTTCGCCAAGGTCATGCTCGCCAA ACGAAGGAACCAGGAGCTGGAAGACCATGGGAGCGAATCATCTCACTCCAAGAGACTCTGCCCCTCCTGTACAATCCTCTGA
- the LOC136483315 gene encoding uncharacterized protein isoform X1, with amino-acid sequence MEEVEQTLTKKQIEEFREAFSLFDKDGDGTITTKELGTVMRSLGQSPTEEELQGMVDEVDADGSGAIDFQEFLTLLARQMREANGADEDELREAFRVFDQDQNGFISRDELRHVLQNLGEKLSDEELAEMLREADSDGDGQINYTEFAKTKEPGAGRPWERIISLQETLPLLYNPLKLNSLCHLSF; translated from the exons ATGGAGGAGGTGGAGCAGACGCTGACCAAGAAACAGATCGAGGAGTTCCGGGAGGCGTTCAGCCTCTTCGACAAAGATGGCGACG GGACGATCACGACCAAGGAGCTGGGCACGGTGATGCGGTCGCTGGGGCAGAGCCCGACGGAGGAGGAGCTGCAGGGGATGGTGGACGAGGTGGACGCGGACGGCAGCGGCGCCATCGACTTCCAGGAGTTCCTCACCCTGCTGGCGCGCCAGATGCGGGAGGCCAATGGCGCCGACGAGGACGAGCTCCGGGAGGCCTTCCGCGTCTTCGACCAGGACCAGAACGGCTTCATCTCCCGCGACGAGCTCCGCCATGTCCTCCAGAACCTCGGCGAGAAACTCTCCGACGAGGAGCTCGCCGAGATGCTCCGCGAGGCCGACTCCGACGGCGACGGCCAGATCAACTACACCGAGTTCGCCAAG ACGAAGGAACCAGGAGCTGGAAGACCATGGGAGCGAATCATCTCACTCCAAGAGACTCTGCCCCTCCTGTACAATCCTCTGAAACTCAACTCACTCTGCCACCTTAGTTTCTAG
- the LOC136483315 gene encoding calmodulin-2/4-like isoform X3, whose product MDAGTITTKELGTVMRSLGQSPTEEELQGMVDEVDADGSGAIDFQEFLTLLARQMREANGADEDELREAFRVFDQDQNGFISRDELRHVLQNLGEKLSDEELAEMLREADSDGDGQINYTEFAKTKEPGAGRPWERIISLQETLPLLYNPLKLNSLCHLSF is encoded by the exons ATGGATGCAGGGACGATCACGACCAAGGAGCTGGGCACGGTGATGCGGTCGCTGGGGCAGAGCCCGACGGAGGAGGAGCTGCAGGGGATGGTGGACGAGGTGGACGCGGACGGCAGCGGCGCCATCGACTTCCAGGAGTTCCTCACCCTGCTGGCGCGCCAGATGCGGGAGGCCAATGGCGCCGACGAGGACGAGCTCCGGGAGGCCTTCCGCGTCTTCGACCAGGACCAGAACGGCTTCATCTCCCGCGACGAGCTCCGCCATGTCCTCCAGAACCTCGGCGAGAAACTCTCCGACGAGGAGCTCGCCGAGATGCTCCGCGAGGCCGACTCCGACGGCGACGGCCAGATCAACTACACCGAGTTCGCCAAG ACGAAGGAACCAGGAGCTGGAAGACCATGGGAGCGAATCATCTCACTCCAAGAGACTCTGCCCCTCCTGTACAATCCTCTGAAACTCAACTCACTCTGCCACCTTAGTTTCTAG